In Halarcobacter mediterraneus, the following proteins share a genomic window:
- a CDS encoding phosphoribosyltransferase: MEKYYYGYEEFRDDTQVLVNKCRDFEPDILLAVARGGLTLAHLMAQAMDMRNLYALNSIHYEGELKLDSFNIFNIPDVSHAKRVLIIDDIVDSGETMREILKVLHEKFPKVEFKLATIFRKKTAVLQPDYSVKEADKWIDFFWEVDVK; encoded by the coding sequence TTGGAAAAATATTATTATGGTTATGAAGAGTTTAGAGATGACACTCAAGTTTTAGTTAATAAATGTAGGGATTTTGAACCAGATATTTTATTAGCAGTAGCAAGAGGTGGTTTAACTTTAGCACATTTAATGGCACAAGCAATGGATATGAGAAATCTGTATGCTTTAAATTCTATACATTATGAAGGGGAATTAAAATTAGATTCTTTTAATATTTTTAATATCCCTGATGTTTCACATGCAAAGAGAGTTTTGATTATTGATGATATTGTTGACTCAGGTGAGACTATGAGAGAGATTTTAAAAGTATTACATGAAAAATTTCCAAAAGTTGAGTTTAAGTTAGCAACAATCTTTAGAAAAAAAACAGCTGTTTTACAACCAGATTATTCTGTAAAAGAAGCTGATAAATGGATAGATTTTTTCTGGGAAGTTGATGTAAAGTAA
- the aat gene encoding leucyl/phenylalanyl-tRNA--protein transferase — MKLLEPIEKIYLLEENSFDFPTLDMMNNDLVAIGGDFHPQRLINAYENGLFPWFIDEYNHIHWFSPQKRMILYPHEFKVSKSLRRTINNKGYIVKTNENFQEVMKNCASIKRKHEDETWIDKNFIQAYTNLHNLGYAYSIETYLNDKLVGGLYGVLIDNVFCGESMFAKEKDASKVAFYYLCKQAEENDIKLIDCQVHNNHLTSLGAKEIPREEYFKLLKS, encoded by the coding sequence ATGAAACTTTTAGAGCCTATAGAAAAAATTTATTTACTTGAAGAAAACAGTTTTGATTTTCCAACTTTAGATATGATGAATAATGATTTAGTTGCAATTGGCGGGGATTTTCACCCCCAAAGATTGATTAATGCTTATGAAAATGGTTTATTTCCTTGGTTTATTGATGAGTATAATCATATCCATTGGTTCAGTCCCCAGAAAAGAATGATTTTATATCCCCATGAATTTAAAGTATCAAAAAGTTTAAGAAGAACAATTAATAATAAAGGTTATATTGTAAAGACAAATGAAAACTTTCAAGAGGTTATGAAAAACTGTGCAAGTATAAAAAGAAAACACGAAGATGAAACTTGGATTGATAAAAACTTTATTCAAGCATATACAAATCTTCATAACTTAGGCTATGCTTATTCTATTGAAACTTATTTAAATGATAAATTAGTAGGTGGTTTATACGGCGTTTTAATTGATAATGTTTTTTGTGGAGAAAGTATGTTTGCAAAAGAAAAAGATGCTTCTAAAGTCGCTTTTTATTATCTTTGTAAACAAGCTGAAGAAAACGATATTAAACTTATTGACTGTCAAGTTCATAATAATCATCTTACAAGTTTAGGTGCAAAAGAAATACCTAGAGAAGAATATTTCAAGCTATTAAAGTCATAA
- a CDS encoding DUF423 domain-containing protein, which produces MAINKNVRLFLTISSIMMALAIAIGAFGAHGLKAIVSPQLLVIYNTGVEYHFYNTLGLFAACFMMYLKPDSKLLRVAAWLILVGMIIFSFSLYALVILNMPILGAITPIGGTLLIIAWILLAISFYKDK; this is translated from the coding sequence ATGGCTATAAATAAAAATGTTAGATTATTTCTAACAATATCTTCAATTATGATGGCTCTTGCCATTGCAATCGGTGCTTTTGGTGCACATGGTCTAAAAGCGATTGTTTCACCACAGTTATTAGTTATATATAATACTGGTGTAGAATATCATTTTTATAATACATTAGGGCTTTTTGCAGCTTGTTTTATGATGTATTTAAAGCCAGACTCAAAACTATTAAGAGTTGCAGCTTGGCTTATTTTAGTAGGAATGATAATTTTTTCATTTTCATTATATGCTTTAGTTATATTGAATATGCCTATTTTAGGAGCTATTACTCCAATTGGAGGAACACTTTTAATTATTGCATGGATTTTACTAGCAATTTCATTTTATAAGGATAAATAA
- a CDS encoding aminotransferase-like domain-containing protein, which translates to MKKELKRSYIREILDAINEQTISFAGGLPDDSLFPLEQLKEASNKVFETSKCLQYSKSIGDDNLREKIAEIYTKYLSFPTTKDEILITSGSQQAFDIISKTFIDKSLFVQSPTYIGALGSFKILDKEIYEYKNLSSLKKSLEKNDCVYIMSDFSNPTTKSISAKKREDYAKVINEKKAFLIEDGAYSLLSFDGKLKIPLASKVKNSFHLGSFSKIVAPGLRVGWIRTSKENISKLLVAKESLDLHTSILSQMILNQYLEDNKLFEHIAIIRKEYEKKMKFMAKCLKRYLPSFTFKRPKGGMFIYGEFEEDSFALAKKALENNVAFVPAKVFFKDEKESNFARFNYTNSTFEEIERGIKIISSNINK; encoded by the coding sequence ATGAAAAAAGAGTTGAAAAGGTCTTATATTAGGGAAATATTAGATGCAATAAATGAGCAGACAATCTCCTTTGCTGGAGGATTACCTGATGATAGTCTTTTCCCTTTAGAACAATTAAAAGAAGCTAGTAATAAAGTTTTCGAAACTTCTAAATGTTTACAATATAGTAAATCTATTGGAGATGATAATTTAAGAGAAAAAATTGCAGAAATTTATACAAAATATTTATCTTTTCCTACAACAAAAGATGAAATTTTAATAACTTCAGGTTCACAACAAGCTTTTGATATTATTAGTAAAACATTTATTGATAAAAGTTTATTTGTTCAAAGTCCAACTTATATTGGGGCATTAGGAAGTTTTAAGATCCTTGATAAGGAAATTTATGAATATAAAAATTTAAGTTCTTTAAAAAAGAGTTTAGAAAAAAATGATTGTGTTTATATTATGAGTGATTTCTCAAATCCAACAACAAAATCTATTTCTGCAAAAAAAAGAGAAGATTATGCAAAAGTTATAAATGAGAAAAAAGCTTTTTTAATAGAAGATGGTGCTTATTCTTTATTGTCATTTGATGGTAAGTTAAAAATACCATTAGCTTCAAAAGTTAAAAATAGTTTCCATTTAGGTTCTTTTTCAAAAATAGTTGCACCAGGACTTAGAGTAGGTTGGATTAGAACTTCAAAGGAAAATATTTCAAAACTTTTAGTTGCAAAAGAGTCTTTGGATTTACATACTTCAATTTTAAGCCAAATGATTTTAAATCAATATTTAGAAGACAATAAACTATTTGAACATATTGCAATTATTAGAAAAGAGTATGAAAAAAAGATGAAATTTATGGCTAAATGCTTAAAAAGATATCTTCCTTCATTTACTTTTAAAAGACCAAAAGGAGGAATGTTTATTTATGGCGAATTTGAGGAAGATAGTTTTGCTCTAGCAAAAAAAGCTTTAGAAAATAATGTTGCATTTGTTCCTGCAAAGGTTTTTTTTAAAGATGAAAAAGAATCAAATTTTGCAAGATTTAATTATACAAACTCTACTTTTGAAGAAATAGAAAGGGGAATTAAAATCATTAGTTCAAATATTAATAAATAA
- a CDS encoding AraC family transcriptional regulator has protein sequence MFRSKVVNDSIFYIYTHISTNITLDELAKNVSVSKYHFHRIFKEETGNNIFEMITSIRLQKAANLLIVNKYSTISEVANVCGFSSHSSFIKAFKKVFNYTPKQWRIDGYKKFSEQILKDYDSIKEIEKIEPIIKPCDSIKCIYLRHKGYGEDIENTWQRLRSLAYELDIKNPLQIGIQHDNPTITPKDKASYVACIKVEKEYKNLPILEIPSSICAIFKLKGKYGDVLKFMSYIYNEWLPNSGYEAKTFPPYSIYEKNHFLDENKHFILDFYLPIKVIY, from the coding sequence ATGTTTAGATCAAAAGTTGTTAATGATTCAATCTTTTATATCTATACACATATTTCAACAAATATCACTTTAGATGAACTTGCAAAGAATGTCTCTGTAAGTAAATATCACTTTCATAGAATATTTAAAGAAGAAACAGGAAATAACATTTTTGAAATGATTACTTCTATAAGACTACAAAAAGCTGCAAATTTACTTATTGTAAATAAATATTCTACCATAAGTGAAGTGGCAAATGTATGTGGTTTTTCTTCCCATTCTTCTTTTATTAAAGCTTTTAAAAAAGTATTTAATTATACTCCAAAACAGTGGAGAATAGATGGTTATAAAAAATTTTCTGAACAAATATTAAAAGATTATGACAGTATAAAAGAAATTGAAAAAATAGAACCTATAATTAAACCTTGTGATAGTATTAAATGTATTTATCTTAGACATAAAGGATATGGAGAAGATATAGAAAACACTTGGCAAAGATTAAGGTCTTTAGCTTATGAGCTAGATATTAAAAACCCTTTACAAATTGGTATTCAACATGACAATCCAACAATAACACCCAAAGATAAAGCTTCTTATGTTGCTTGTATAAAAGTAGAAAAAGAGTATAAAAATCTTCCAATATTAGAAATACCTAGCAGTATTTGTGCTATTTTCAAACTAAAAGGGAAATATGGAGATGTTTTAAAATTCATGTCTTATATTTATAACGAATGGCTTCCAAATTCAGGCTATGAAGCAAAGACTTTCCCTCCTTATTCTATTTATGAAAAAAATCACTTTTTAGATGAAAATAAACACTTTATTTTAGATTTCTATCTACCTATAAAAGTCATATACTAA
- a CDS encoding ion transporter yields the protein MNVIERIEQIRDAKWFSNLTTFIILAYASVLGFKTIDEVETNYAIFLQLADIFVTIYFIFEIAIKMVAEKKFINFFKSGWNVFDFTIVVITLLPLEQSGFAAIARMLRVFRVLRLFTARPELKAIIDMLIKAIPSIIDIVILMFIIFYIYAIIGNFYFQELPSGLWKDFLVSMLTLFRVLTFEDWTDVMYEAMEVYPLAWIYFVSFVIIAAFVFFNLFVAVIIGEMQKIQESDFHDEVHEDSKKIDILLEELQSLRQEVKELKKKE from the coding sequence ATGAATGTAATTGAAAGGATTGAACAAATTAGAGATGCCAAATGGTTTTCTAATTTAACAACTTTTATTATTTTAGCTTATGCTTCTGTTTTAGGTTTTAAAACTATTGATGAAGTAGAAACAAATTATGCAATTTTTTTACAACTTGCAGATATTTTTGTAACTATATATTTTATTTTTGAAATAGCAATTAAAATGGTTGCAGAAAAAAAGTTTATTAATTTTTTTAAATCTGGATGGAATGTTTTTGACTTTACTATTGTTGTAATTACTTTATTACCTTTAGAACAATCAGGTTTTGCAGCAATTGCAAGGATGCTTAGAGTCTTTAGAGTTTTAAGACTATTTACTGCTAGACCAGAACTTAAAGCAATTATTGATATGTTAATTAAAGCAATTCCTTCAATAATTGATATTGTAATTTTAATGTTTATAATTTTCTATATATATGCAATTATAGGAAATTTTTATTTCCAAGAATTACCATCAGGTTTATGGAAAGACTTTTTAGTATCAATGCTTACACTTTTTAGAGTTTTAACTTTTGAAGATTGGACAGATGTTATGTATGAAGCAATGGAAGTTTATCCTCTAGCTTGGATTTATTTTGTATCCTTTGTTATTATCGCAGCTTTTGTATTTTTTAATTTATTTGTTGCAGTTATCATTGGAGAAATGCAAAAAATACAAGAATCTGATTTTCATGATGAAGTACATGAAGATAGTAAAAAAATAGATATACTATTAGAAGAACTTCAATCATTAAGACAAGAAGTTAAAGAATTAAAAAAGAAAGAATAA
- a CDS encoding cold-shock protein: MSTKYNGTVKWFNSEKGFGFIQLEDGSKDLFVHYSEVSQNNGYGRVSLDDGQKVTFEIGQNEKGEHAKSVELS, translated from the coding sequence ATGTCAACAAAATATAATGGAACTGTAAAATGGTTCAATAGTGAAAAAGGTTTTGGATTTATCCAATTAGAAGATGGAAGTAAAGACTTATTTGTTCATTATAGTGAAGTTTCTCAAAACAATGGTTATGGAAGAGTTTCTTTAGATGATGGTCAAAAAGTTACTTTCGAAATTGGTCAAAATGAAAAAGGTGAGCACGCAAAAAGCGTTGAACTTTCATAA
- a CDS encoding type II secretion system protein: MSKAFSLLEIIFVLLIISIILSFFMGKFDDSLNSAYKTSIKAEISLIRNSINKINSKKILLNQNILTKLDEALVEKEKVLLFENILQIPLLSTNSIRKDLGKWIKISSNKYKIYFTSNKYLEFEYKNNAFSCLSEINLCKEFE, encoded by the coding sequence ATGAGTAAAGCTTTTTCTTTATTAGAAATAATTTTTGTTTTATTAATCATTTCAATTATTCTTTCTTTTTTTATGGGTAAATTTGATGATTCTTTGAATAGTGCTTATAAAACTAGTATAAAAGCAGAAATTTCTTTAATAAGAAACTCAATAAATAAAATAAACTCAAAAAAAATATTGCTAAATCAAAATATACTTACCAAGTTAGATGAAGCATTAGTTGAAAAAGAAAAAGTATTGTTATTTGAAAATATTTTACAAATACCTTTACTTTCAACAAATAGTATAAGAAAAGATTTAGGGAAATGGATAAAAATATCTTCTAATAAATATAAGATATATTTTACGTCAAATAAATATTTAGAATTTGAATATAAAAATAATGCTTTTTCTTGTTTAAGTGAAATAAATCTTTGTAAAGAGTTTGAATAA
- a CDS encoding tetrahydrodipicolinate N-succinyltransferase N-terminal domain-containing protein: MAFTKDDFKELVANIQSQDWYKNPIGFGIAKVDRGQLNKEKILQASYPVVNWEENYGSAAVFLNALKEAGENIDTSKSELVFSISDKFLTTCIESFRPYIPEAKGQEHKNVQVISTLASLPIDSGLTADDYRVVFIFEDTNPVSAESVYLKLYALSTGKAALRSLNLDGAFGQLHNSAWVGNQPIELDWLRENEITLKLSGKFPSITKVDKFPQFLDHVIPADNTRILDTNKVRFGAQLAAGTTVMPGAAYINFNAGTEGAVMVEGRISSSAKVGAGSDVGGGASILGVLSGTDGVPVTIGDNTLLGANSCTGTAIGDSCILDAGVTILPGTKITLSEKAVEQLKEINPGKEISTVMKGMDFQGVNGVHFRVNSQTGQTIAMRSTREVKLNADLH; encoded by the coding sequence ATGGCTTTTACAAAAGATGATTTTAAAGAATTAGTAGCAAATATTCAATCTCAAGACTGGTATAAAAATCCAATTGGTTTTGGTATTGCAAAAGTTGATAGAGGACAATTAAACAAAGAAAAAATTTTACAAGCTTCATATCCTGTAGTAAACTGGGAAGAAAATTATGGAAGTGCAGCAGTTTTTTTAAATGCATTAAAAGAAGCTGGTGAAAATATTGATACTTCTAAATCTGAGTTAGTATTTAGTATTAGTGATAAATTTTTAACAACTTGTATTGAGTCTTTTAGACCATACATTCCAGAAGCAAAAGGACAAGAGCACAAAAATGTTCAAGTTATTTCTACATTAGCTTCTTTACCAATTGATTCAGGACTTACTGCTGATGATTATAGAGTTGTTTTTATTTTTGAAGATACAAATCCAGTAAGTGCAGAGTCTGTATATTTAAAACTTTATGCTTTATCAACTGGAAAAGCAGCACTTAGAAGTTTAAATCTTGATGGTGCATTTGGTCAATTACACAATAGTGCTTGGGTTGGAAATCAACCAATTGAATTAGATTGGCTAAGAGAAAATGAAATTACATTAAAATTATCTGGTAAATTTCCTAGTATTACAAAAGTTGATAAATTCCCACAATTTTTAGACCATGTAATTCCTGCTGATAATACAAGAATTTTAGATACAAATAAAGTAAGATTTGGTGCTCAATTAGCAGCTGGAACTACTGTAATGCCAGGTGCTGCATATATTAACTTTAATGCAGGTACTGAAGGTGCTGTTATGGTTGAAGGTAGAATTTCTTCAAGTGCAAAAGTTGGTGCTGGTTCTGATGTTGGTGGAGGAGCTTCAATTCTTGGTGTTCTTTCTGGAACAGATGGTGTTCCTGTAACTATTGGAGATAACACATTATTAGGTGCTAATTCTTGTACTGGTACTGCTATTGGTGATTCTTGTATCTTAGATGCAGGTGTAACAATTTTACCAGGTACTAAAATCACTCTTTCTGAAAAAGCTGTTGAGCAATTAAAAGAGATTAACCCAGGTAAAGAGATTTCTACTGTTATGAAAGGTATGGATTTCCAAGGTGTTAATGGAGTACACTTTAGAGTTAATTCTCAAACTGGTCAAACAATTGCTATGAGATCAACTAGAGAAGTTAAATTAAACGCTGATTTACACTAA
- a CDS encoding Rossmann-fold NAD(P)-binding domain-containing protein, with protein sequence MKKTISILGTGWLGHPLALKLLDKYKVKVSLRTLDKKQQFQNEGLIPFILNEDSLENLDELLETDYLFINFPPSKFDNFSSFLEKIYSHQKIQKIEKIIFISSTSIYPDEAKIFDENEVFDNPKSSKIFKIEEAIKDKTHLIFRCAGLMGANRISGKYFAGKELDSEDVKVNYVHLEDIIRATIFALDNDLKGIYNLCSCEHPTRKEIYFKNALNFGFEKPIFKNKKVYKERLIDGSKIEKEGFKYKYPNPLFYKY encoded by the coding sequence ATGAAAAAAACAATTTCTATTTTGGGCACAGGGTGGCTTGGTCACCCTTTAGCTCTTAAATTATTAGATAAGTATAAGGTGAAAGTTTCCCTTAGAACACTTGATAAAAAACAGCAATTCCAAAATGAAGGCTTAATACCTTTTATTTTAAATGAAGACTCACTTGAAAATTTAGATGAATTATTAGAAACAGATTACCTTTTTATAAATTTTCCTCCATCAAAGTTTGATAATTTTTCTTCTTTTCTTGAAAAAATATATTCTCACCAAAAAATACAAAAGATAGAAAAAATCATTTTTATAAGTTCTACTTCAATTTATCCAGATGAAGCAAAAATTTTTGATGAAAATGAAGTTTTTGATAATCCTAAATCAAGTAAAATATTTAAAATAGAAGAGGCTATTAAAGATAAAACACATCTTATTTTTAGGTGTGCTGGTCTAATGGGTGCAAATAGAATTTCTGGTAAATATTTTGCAGGAAAAGAACTTGATAGTGAAGATGTAAAAGTAAATTATGTTCATTTAGAAGATATTATAAGAGCAACTATCTTTGCACTTGATAATGACTTAAAAGGTATTTATAATTTATGTAGTTGTGAACACCCAACTAGAAAAGAGATATATTTTAAAAATGCTTTAAATTTTGGTTTTGAAAAACCCATTTTTAAAAACAAAAAAGTTTATAAAGAACGTTTAATAGATGGAAGTAAGATAGAAAAAGAGGGATTTAAATATAAATATCCAAATCCTTTATTTTACAAATATTAA
- a CDS encoding primosomal protein N': MNYYELSLLKSPLEPLTFQTEEELELGVKVEVSLRNRKNLSEAVVIKKVDKPKFTCSDIVSITDYFFDKKMLEIAKFISQYYVCSLGEALSIFSPFNKSISLEIDNEKFDSNIQLSKKQEEAFSFCEEKKQALLFANTGSGKTEVYIKTIEKILNEGSQAVLLMPEISLTPQMQKRLDKVFSSSVAIWHSKITKKKKQTILQDLQEGKIKLIAGARSALFLPYKNLKLIVVDEEHDDSYKSDSKPRYQAKDLSIYIAKKYDIRLILGSATASISSFLKLPFYRLKETFFDTRKRVEFDDSSQDLSPRILNKIKQTIANENQVIVFLPTRANYKYQICTSCGKSVECPYCSVSMSLHKNDLALKCHYCGYTQKIPEVCPSCNNGVIHNLRVGTAQIEEKLNEEFPDKIIKRFDRDEIKTDSKLKTVLNDFNNNKIDILVGTQMLSKGHDYHNVKLAVVLGIDSILNMNSYKAREKALSLLIQIAGRSGRKGDGEVIVQTQNSEFFSDYLQNNDYQEFLEEELEFRQELYPPYLKMAKVIFAHTNGLKVKDELDKYVKILKQKENIQVVGFGQSPIFKMANKYRYEIILRSSNVKALLQALHSITSSMAIIDMDTVY; encoded by the coding sequence ATGAATTACTATGAATTATCTTTGTTAAAGTCACCTTTAGAACCTTTAACTTTTCAAACAGAAGAAGAACTTGAATTAGGAGTTAAAGTAGAAGTTTCATTAAGAAATAGAAAAAATCTTTCTGAAGCTGTAGTTATAAAAAAAGTTGATAAACCTAAGTTTACTTGCAGTGATATAGTAAGTATTACAGATTATTTTTTTGATAAAAAAATGCTTGAAATTGCAAAATTTATTTCTCAATATTATGTCTGTTCTTTAGGAGAAGCCTTATCTATTTTTTCTCCTTTTAACAAAAGTATTTCTTTGGAAATTGATAATGAAAAGTTTGATTCAAATATTCAGTTATCAAAAAAACAAGAAGAGGCATTTTCTTTTTGTGAAGAAAAAAAGCAAGCTTTACTTTTTGCAAATACTGGAAGTGGTAAAACAGAAGTTTATATTAAAACTATAGAAAAAATATTAAATGAAGGTTCACAAGCTGTTCTTCTTATGCCCGAAATTTCATTAACTCCTCAAATGCAAAAAAGACTAGATAAAGTATTTTCCTCTTCAGTTGCAATTTGGCATTCTAAAATCACAAAAAAGAAAAAACAAACTATCTTACAAGATTTACAAGAAGGAAAAATAAAATTAATTGCAGGTGCTAGGTCTGCACTTTTTTTACCTTACAAAAACTTAAAACTTATAGTAGTAGATGAAGAACATGATGATTCATACAAAAGTGATTCAAAACCAAGATATCAAGCAAAAGATTTAAGTATATACATTGCTAAAAAATATGATATTAGACTTATTTTAGGAAGTGCTACAGCTTCTATCTCTTCTTTTTTAAAACTACCTTTTTATAGGTTAAAAGAGACTTTTTTTGATACTAGAAAAAGAGTGGAATTTGATGATTCTTCACAAGATTTGTCACCAAGAATTTTAAATAAAATAAAACAAACAATAGCAAATGAAAATCAAGTAATAGTTTTTTTACCAACACGAGCAAATTATAAATATCAAATTTGTACTTCATGTGGAAAATCAGTTGAATGTCCTTATTGTTCTGTTTCTATGAGCTTACATAAAAATGATTTAGCTCTTAAATGCCATTATTGTGGATATACTCAAAAAATACCTGAAGTTTGTCCTTCATGTAATAATGGTGTTATACATAACTTAAGAGTTGGTACAGCACAAATAGAAGAAAAACTAAATGAAGAGTTCCCTGATAAAATTATTAAACGTTTTGATAGAGATGAAATAAAAACTGATAGTAAATTGAAAACTGTTTTAAATGACTTTAACAATAATAAAATTGATATTTTAGTTGGAACTCAAATGTTATCAAAGGGGCATGATTATCATAATGTAAAACTAGCAGTTGTCCTTGGAATAGACTCTATTTTAAATATGAATTCATATAAAGCAAGGGAAAAAGCATTATCTTTACTAATCCAAATAGCAGGACGAAGTGGAAGAAAAGGTGATGGAGAAGTTATTGTTCAAACTCAAAATTCTGAATTTTTTTCTGATTATTTACAAAATAATGATTATCAAGAGTTTTTAGAAGAAGAGTTAGAGTTTAGGCAAGAGCTTTATCCCCCTTATTTAAAAATGGCAAAAGTCATATTTGCTCATACAAATGGCTTAAAAGTAAAAGATGAATTAGATAAATATGTAAAAATCTTAAAACAAAAAGAGAATATTCAGGTAGTTGGTTTTGGGCAGTCTCCTATTTTTAAAATGGCAAATAAATATAGATATGAAATTATTTTACGTTCTTCAAATGTCAAAGCCTTACTTCAAGCTTTGCACTCAATTACATCTTCTATGGCAATAATTGACATGGATACTGTTTATTAA
- a CDS encoding NCS2 family permease codes for MFKLKEHKTDVFTELSAGFTTFLTMMYIVPVNGFILADAGLPMEAVITATALITILATLFSGIWSNTPIAMSVGMGLNAYFSYGLVLGMKIPWQTALGIVFISGILFVILSFTNFRVWIMTSIPMNLRRAISAGIGTFIAFIGLKQMGMIVDNPATLVSLGDFSKPNVLLGVLGLVLAFAFYSYRVKGAFVLSIALTSIVAWISGLGDIPKELFSAPASITPIALELDIASALTLSLLPVIITFLITDMFDTLGTLTGVGTRAKLFQENNKNDKSLQKTLEADAMATTAGSLLGVSTTTAFIESAAGVEDGGRTGLTAVFTALFFVCTLFMLPLFKSIPGNAIYPVLVVVGVLMFTELGKINFEDTDLATSAGAFFIVVLMPLTFSITNGIAAGFLVYTIIKLTKNQYKDLNLGILAITFISLLAFIL; via the coding sequence ATGTTTAAGCTAAAAGAACATAAAACAGATGTTTTCACAGAGTTGTCTGCTGGGTTTACAACATTTTTAACAATGATGTATATTGTCCCTGTAAATGGTTTTATTTTAGCTGATGCAGGGCTTCCTATGGAAGCTGTTATTACTGCAACAGCTTTAATTACTATTCTAGCCACTTTATTTAGTGGAATATGGTCAAATACTCCTATTGCAATGTCTGTAGGAATGGGATTAAATGCCTATTTTTCATATGGTTTAGTATTAGGAATGAAAATACCATGGCAAACTGCTTTAGGAATAGTTTTTATTTCAGGGATTTTATTTGTGATTTTATCTTTTACAAATTTTAGAGTTTGGATAATGACTTCAATACCTATGAATTTAAGGCGTGCTATTTCTGCAGGTATTGGTACTTTTATTGCATTTATTGGATTAAAGCAAATGGGAATGATTGTTGATAATCCTGCAACTTTGGTTTCTTTAGGAGATTTTTCTAAACCAAATGTATTATTAGGTGTATTAGGTCTAGTTTTAGCTTTTGCTTTTTATTCTTATAGAGTAAAAGGAGCTTTTGTCCTTTCTATTGCTTTAACTTCAATTGTTGCCTGGATATCAGGACTTGGCGATATTCCAAAAGAGCTATTTAGTGCACCAGCTTCGATTACTCCTATTGCTTTAGAACTTGATATTGCTAGTGCTTTGACATTATCTTTACTTCCTGTGATTATTACTTTTTTAATTACAGATATGTTTGATACTTTGGGTACTTTGACAGGAGTTGGAACAAGAGCAAAACTATTTCAAGAAAATAATAAAAATGATAAATCTTTACAAAAAACATTAGAAGCAGATGCCATGGCGACTACAGCTGGTTCCTTATTAGGTGTTTCTACAACTACTGCTTTTATTGAAAGTGCAGCAGGAGTAGAAGATGGGGGAAGAACAGGTTTAACTGCTGTTTTTACTGCTTTATTTTTTGTTTGCACACTGTTTATGTTACCTTTATTTAAATCAATTCCAGGAAATGCAATTTATCCAGTTCTTGTAGTTGTTGGGGTATTGATGTTTACAGAACTTGGAAAAATTAACTTTGAAGATACTGATTTAGCAACAAGTGCAGGGGCATTTTTTATAGTAGTTTTAATGCCTTTAACCTTTTCTATTACAAATGGTATTGCTGCAGGTTTTTTAGTTTATACAATTATTAAATTAACTAAAAATCAGTATAAAGATTTGAATTTAGGTATTTTAGCAATTACATTTATTAGTTTATTAGCATTTATTTTATAA